One part of the Futiania mangrovi genome encodes these proteins:
- the mnmA gene encoding tRNA 2-thiouridine(34) synthase MnmA: MGDRLNSLGLPGRPEETRVVVAMSGGVDSSVVAGVLAREGYDVVGITLQLYDHGAALAKAGACCAGQDIHDARAVADRLGIPHYVLDYENRFREEVIEDFADTYLAGGTPIPCIRCNERVKFRDLLATARDLGAACLATGHYIRREEGANGPELHRAADASRDQSYFLFSTTREQLGMLRFPLGALPKAEVRRLAEGMGLAVADKPDSQDICFVPQGHYTKVIEKVRPGASEPGEIVHLDGRVLGRHDGIIHYTVGQRRGLGVATGEPLYVVRLDAERRQVVVGPHEALLVHDIALSDVNWLGDAPIPAAGLPVAVRVRSTRPPVAGRLHADGDGRARVRLDAGEAGVAPGQACVFYEAGEGTRVLGGGWIVSADRVQQAA; this comes from the coding sequence ATGGGCGATCGGCTCAACAGCCTTGGTTTGCCGGGACGGCCGGAAGAGACGCGCGTTGTCGTCGCGATGTCGGGCGGCGTCGATTCCTCTGTTGTTGCGGGGGTTCTCGCGCGCGAGGGGTATGATGTCGTTGGCATCACGCTTCAGCTTTACGACCATGGTGCCGCGCTGGCGAAGGCGGGGGCCTGCTGCGCCGGGCAGGATATCCACGATGCGCGCGCGGTCGCGGACAGGCTGGGAATTCCCCACTATGTGCTCGACTACGAGAACCGCTTCCGGGAAGAGGTGATCGAGGATTTTGCCGACACTTACCTGGCCGGCGGTACGCCCATTCCATGTATTCGCTGTAATGAGCGCGTGAAATTCCGGGATCTTCTGGCAACGGCGCGTGACCTGGGTGCGGCGTGTCTTGCCACCGGCCATTATATCCGGCGCGAAGAGGGGGCGAACGGGCCGGAACTGCATCGCGCCGCCGATGCGTCGCGGGATCAGAGTTACTTCCTGTTTTCCACCACGCGCGAGCAGCTCGGGATGTTGCGCTTTCCGCTCGGCGCCCTGCCGAAGGCGGAGGTGCGCCGACTGGCGGAAGGCATGGGACTTGCGGTGGCCGACAAGCCGGACAGCCAGGACATCTGCTTCGTTCCGCAAGGTCATTACACGAAGGTGATCGAGAAGGTCCGGCCCGGGGCCTCGGAGCCGGGGGAGATCGTGCATCTCGACGGCCGGGTTCTGGGGCGTCACGACGGCATTATCCATTACACGGTCGGGCAGCGGCGCGGCCTGGGTGTCGCGACGGGCGAGCCGCTCTATGTGGTCCGGCTCGATGCGGAGCGCCGCCAGGTGGTTGTCGGTCCGCACGAGGCCCTGCTCGTCCACGACATCGCGCTGTCGGACGTGAACTGGCTTGGCGATGCGCCGATCCCGGCTGCGGGCCTGCCGGTTGCCGTGCGGGTGCGGTCGACCCGGCCGCCCGTGGCGGGACGCCTTCATGCCGATGGGGACGGGCGCGCGCGGGTCCGGCTCGATGCCGGCGAGGCTGGTGTGGCGCCGGGACAGGCCTGTGTCTTCTACGAGGCAGGGGAGGGGACGCGCGTCCTCGGGGGCGGCTGGATCGTCTCTGCCGATCGCGTCCAGCAGGCGGCTTGA
- the speB gene encoding agmatinase, translated as MPAPTMDQAITAATPYGGPNEPSYSGVTSFMRRKYTKDLAGADVAITGVPLDLATTGRPGARFGPRGLRAASANIAWGKPFPWGFDPFETIAAIDYGDCFFDMGHPGAFADAIEAHARTIVRAGVVPLTLGGDHFVTYPVLKAVAEKHGPLSLIHFDAHSDTWAEEDKRLDHGTMFYWAAKEGLVDPAHSVQVGLRTWNDETHGYNILTAPWIHEYGIEAAVSEIRARVGSRPVYITFDIDCLDPAFAPGTGTPVPGGLSSAQALGIVRGLTKLTYTGFDLVEVAPPYDHAEMTALAGAQIALEYLCLMADARR; from the coding sequence ATGCCCGCGCCCACGATGGACCAGGCGATCACCGCGGCGACGCCCTATGGCGGCCCGAACGAACCCAGCTATTCCGGCGTCACGTCCTTCATGCGCCGCAAGTACACCAAGGACCTCGCCGGTGCCGACGTGGCGATCACGGGCGTGCCGCTCGACCTCGCGACGACGGGGCGGCCGGGCGCGCGCTTCGGTCCGCGGGGCTTGCGCGCGGCGTCCGCCAACATCGCGTGGGGCAAGCCCTTCCCCTGGGGCTTCGACCCGTTCGAGACGATTGCCGCCATCGACTATGGCGACTGCTTCTTCGACATGGGCCACCCGGGCGCGTTCGCCGACGCGATCGAGGCGCACGCCCGCACCATCGTTCGGGCGGGCGTGGTGCCACTGACGCTCGGCGGCGACCACTTCGTCACCTATCCGGTGCTGAAGGCGGTGGCGGAGAAGCACGGCCCCCTCAGCCTCATCCACTTCGACGCCCATTCGGACACCTGGGCGGAGGAGGACAAGCGCCTCGACCACGGCACGATGTTCTACTGGGCGGCGAAGGAAGGTCTCGTCGACCCGGCACATTCGGTGCAGGTCGGCCTGCGCACCTGGAACGACGAGACGCACGGCTACAACATCCTGACCGCCCCCTGGATCCACGAGTACGGGATCGAGGCGGCGGTGTCGGAGATCCGCGCGCGCGTCGGAAGCCGGCCCGTCTACATCACCTTCGACATCGACTGCCTCGACCCGGCATTCGCGCCGGGCACGGGCACGCCGGTGCCGGGCGGACTGTCGAGCGCGCAGGCGCTGGGCATCGTGCGCGGCCTCACGAAGCTCACCTACACGGGCTTCGACCTTGTCGAGGTCGCACCGCCCTACGACCATGCGGAGATGACGGCGCTCGCGGGCGCGCAAATCGCGCTGGAATACCTCTGCCTGATGGCCGACGCCCGCCGCTGA
- a CDS encoding maleate cis-trans isomerase family protein — translation MGVAEQTPKGATLMLEHLPYETDKGVAARARLGAVVLATDYTLEHEMREVLAEVPGVAAYNARILNSPTITPETLADMKERIAPTADLILPGDTLDVVMFGCTSGAMVIGEETVFEKIRSVRPEAKPTTPITAAFAAFRAFGAQRIGVLTPYRADVNAGLQRYIEARGFEVPVFGSFNEENDPTVASITVASIEGAIARIVDAADVDGVFVSCTSLRLGRAAAAIEERIGKPVTSSNHAMIWHALRLAGIGDTLPAFGRLYTLPLA, via the coding sequence ATGGGCGTGGCCGAACAGACGCCGAAGGGCGCAACGCTGATGCTGGAGCATCTGCCCTACGAGACGGACAAGGGTGTGGCTGCACGCGCCCGGCTGGGCGCGGTGGTGCTCGCCACCGACTACACGCTCGAGCACGAGATGCGCGAGGTGCTGGCCGAGGTGCCGGGCGTCGCGGCCTACAATGCGCGCATCCTCAACTCGCCCACGATCACGCCGGAAACCCTTGCCGACATGAAGGAGCGGATCGCGCCCACCGCCGACCTGATCCTTCCGGGCGACACCCTCGACGTGGTGATGTTCGGCTGCACGTCGGGCGCCATGGTGATCGGCGAGGAGACGGTGTTCGAGAAGATCCGCAGCGTCCGCCCCGAAGCGAAGCCGACCACGCCGATCACGGCAGCGTTTGCGGCCTTTCGCGCCTTCGGGGCGCAACGGATCGGCGTTCTGACACCCTACCGCGCCGACGTGAACGCAGGTCTCCAGCGCTATATCGAGGCGCGCGGGTTCGAGGTCCCCGTGTTCGGCAGCTTCAACGAGGAGAACGATCCGACCGTCGCCAGCATCACCGTTGCCTCGATCGAGGGCGCCATCGCCCGGATCGTGGACGCCGCCGACGTGGATGGCGTGTTCGTCTCGTGCACCAGCCTTCGCCTCGGCCGGGCGGCGGCGGCGATCGAGGAGCGTATCGGCAAGCCTGTCACCTCGTCCAACCATGCGATGATCTGGCACGCGCTGCGGCTTGCGGGGATCGGGGACACGCTGCCTGCGTTCGGGCGGCTCTACACCCTGCCCCTTGCCTGA
- a CDS encoding enoyl-CoA hydratase-related protein: MDRTRSIGQERDGAVATVLLNRPEAGNALTADLLERLLRTLDMLEKDESVRVVVLAAAGADFCIGIDPSARRPDRRSPAQDFGRILSDALAPVILRLRDMRRPVIAAAQGRATGAGLGLLAAADIVLAERGALFALDGVESGLAPEGAASWFLPRLIGLSRARALAMTGAAFGAEEAREFGLVWRVVEEGASRPAAAALAQHLAGRAPETLALMKRMFEATTVASLEEQLQVEANVQRRLGRTEDHREAVAALAEGRTPVFRGK, translated from the coding sequence ATGGACAGGACACGGAGCATCGGGCAGGAGCGCGATGGCGCGGTCGCGACGGTGCTGCTCAACCGTCCCGAGGCCGGAAACGCACTGACCGCAGACCTTCTGGAACGGCTGCTGCGGACGCTCGACATGCTCGAGAAGGACGAGAGCGTGCGTGTGGTCGTGCTGGCGGCGGCGGGTGCGGATTTCTGCATCGGGATCGACCCGTCAGCCCGCAGGCCGGACCGGCGCTCGCCCGCCCAGGACTTCGGCCGGATCCTGTCGGACGCGCTCGCGCCGGTGATCCTGCGGCTGCGGGATATGCGCCGGCCGGTGATCGCGGCCGCCCAGGGCCGCGCGACGGGCGCGGGCCTTGGCCTGCTTGCGGCAGCCGACATCGTGCTTGCCGAGCGAGGGGCTCTCTTCGCGCTGGACGGCGTGGAGAGCGGGCTTGCGCCGGAGGGGGCGGCAAGCTGGTTCCTGCCGCGGCTGATCGGGCTTTCCCGCGCGCGTGCGCTCGCCATGACGGGGGCCGCGTTCGGCGCGGAGGAGGCGCGGGAGTTCGGGCTCGTCTGGCGCGTGGTCGAGGAAGGGGCGTCGCGCCCCGCGGCTGCCGCCCTCGCCCAGCATCTTGCGGGCCGCGCGCCTGAGACGCTCGCCCTGATGAAACGGATGTTCGAGGCGACGACGGTCGCCAGCCTCGAAGAGCAATTGCAGGTCGAGGCGAACGTGCAACGCCGCCTCGGCCGCACCGAGGACCACCGGGAGGCGGTCGCCGCCCTCGCCGAGGGCCGCACGCCCGTCTTCCGGGGAAAGTAA
- a CDS encoding D-amino acid dehydrogenase → MRIAVLGAGVIGVTAAWELLRDGHEVVLVDREAEAASFTSAGNAGLISPGHAYAWASPAAPGMLVRSLWRNDQALRFKPSLDARLWSWTLKFLGQCTEAAAARNTAAKVGLCTYSRDRLNLIAEETGIAFSHVTDGCLFLHRSQAALVAASKKAEVLRRQGVEVRTVTMAEAVAIDPALAPITNQFAGALYAPGDQSGDCRTFVRALAAKVAEAGGDVRFGTTVQALDISGDRVIRAVTDKGDVVADAYMVSLGVMSPFLVKNAGLDLPIYPIKGYSLTAPVAGRNNAPRIGGIDEANLIAYARYDDRIRVTATAEFAGYDTSYTEKDFRHMYATIRSMFPDAADWQRTEFWAGLRPMTPTGLPIFGRGRVQNLWMNTGQGHMGWTMGAGSARIAADLIAGRAPEVDTAGMMLPN, encoded by the coding sequence ATGCGGATCGCGGTGCTTGGGGCTGGCGTGATCGGCGTGACGGCGGCGTGGGAGCTGCTGCGCGACGGGCACGAGGTCGTTCTGGTCGACCGGGAGGCGGAGGCGGCGAGCTTCACCAGCGCCGGCAACGCCGGGCTGATCTCGCCCGGCCATGCCTATGCCTGGGCAAGCCCCGCCGCGCCGGGCATGCTCGTGCGCTCGCTGTGGCGCAACGACCAGGCGCTGCGCTTCAAGCCGTCGCTCGACGCGCGGCTGTGGTCGTGGACGCTCAAGTTCCTCGGCCAGTGCACGGAGGCTGCAGCGGCGCGCAACACAGCGGCCAAGGTCGGGCTCTGCACCTATTCCCGCGACCGGTTGAACCTGATCGCGGAGGAAACCGGCATCGCCTTCAGCCACGTGACCGACGGCTGCCTGTTCCTGCACCGGTCGCAGGCGGCCCTCGTCGCCGCATCGAAGAAGGCCGAGGTGCTGCGACGCCAGGGTGTCGAGGTGCGCACCGTCACCATGGCGGAGGCCGTGGCCATCGACCCCGCGCTCGCCCCCATCACCAACCAGTTCGCGGGCGCGCTCTATGCCCCCGGCGACCAGTCGGGCGACTGCCGCACCTTCGTGCGCGCACTGGCCGCAAAGGTGGCGGAGGCCGGCGGCGACGTTCGCTTCGGGACGACGGTCCAGGCGCTCGACATCTCCGGCGACCGGGTAATCCGCGCCGTGACGGACAAGGGCGACGTTGTGGCCGACGCCTACATGGTCTCGCTGGGGGTGATGAGCCCGTTCCTCGTTAAGAACGCGGGGCTCGACCTGCCGATCTACCCGATCAAGGGATACTCGCTGACCGCGCCCGTCGCGGGCCGCAACAATGCGCCGCGCATTGGCGGCATCGACGAGGCCAACCTCATCGCCTATGCCCGCTACGACGACCGCATCCGTGTAACGGCCACGGCGGAGTTCGCGGGCTATGACACGAGCTACACGGAAAAGGACTTCCGCCACATGTATGCCACGATCCGCTCCATGTTCCCGGATGCGGCCGACTGGCAGAGGACGGAGTTCTGGGCGGGCCTGCGCCCAATGACGCCGACCGGCCTGCCGATCTTCGGACGCGGGCGCGTGCAGAACCTCTGGATGAACACGGGCCAGGGGCACATGGGCTGGACGATGGGCGCGGGCAGCGCGCGCATCGCCGCCGACCTGATCGCGGGCCGGGCGCCCGAGGTCGACACCGCAGGCATGATGCTTCCCAACTGA
- the cysC gene encoding adenylyl-sulfate kinase — protein MTNAPKTTALRLVESAAPERDQLKIVIVGHVDHGKSTLVGRLFHETGSLPDGKFEAIKAMCERRGMPFEWAFLMDAFQAERDQGITIDTSQIWFKTEARDYVIIDAPGHKEFLKNMITGAAQAEAALLVIDADEGVREQSRRHGYLLSLLGITQVAVAINKMDLVGYSEERFRAVEAEYRAYLESIGVKPRVIVPVSAREGDLISGPSANMPWYTGPSIVGALDSFEKAAPMVERPLRMFVQDIYKFDQRRIIAGRLSSGRIRVGDEVIFSPSNKTVRVKSIESWSSDPAAPARTVAEAGESVGITLDEQIFVERGDLISHVPDEDRAAPMETDVFRARLFWLGRESLSEGKRLKLKLGTLEAQVTVERIEHVVDTGDLATGAATHVERNAVAEVVIRANRLLALDPYEDNPYSGRFVLVDRYDVVGGGIVSMEGYADQRELVTRRATNITRVEHRITEDMRVARNGHKGAVIWLTGLSGAGKSTLAVALEQALFEKGYQAYVLDGDNIRDGLNANLGFSPEDRAENIRRVGEVASLFASAGMIAITAFISPYRSDRERARKAAPGRFHEVHVKASVEACEARDPKGLYKRARTGEIKEFTGISAPYEAPDAPDLVVDTEAQSIDSCLDTLVAYVANACRS, from the coding sequence ATGACCAACGCACCCAAGACCACTGCCCTTCGCCTGGTGGAAAGCGCCGCGCCGGAGCGCGACCAGCTCAAGATCGTGATCGTGGGCCACGTCGACCACGGCAAGTCGACGCTCGTCGGCCGCCTGTTCCACGAGACGGGCTCGCTGCCAGACGGCAAGTTCGAGGCGATCAAGGCCATGTGCGAGCGGCGCGGCATGCCGTTCGAATGGGCGTTCCTGATGGACGCCTTCCAGGCCGAGCGCGACCAGGGCATCACGATCGACACCTCGCAGATCTGGTTCAAGACAGAGGCGCGCGACTACGTCATCATCGACGCGCCCGGCCACAAGGAATTCCTGAAGAACATGATCACCGGGGCTGCGCAGGCGGAAGCCGCGCTGCTGGTGATCGACGCCGACGAGGGCGTGCGCGAGCAGTCGCGCCGGCACGGCTATCTCCTGTCGCTGCTCGGCATCACGCAAGTTGCCGTCGCGATCAACAAGATGGACCTCGTCGGCTATTCGGAGGAGCGGTTCCGCGCGGTCGAGGCCGAATACCGCGCCTATCTGGAAAGCATCGGCGTCAAGCCGCGCGTCATCGTGCCGGTGTCGGCGCGCGAGGGCGACCTGATCAGCGGACCGTCGGCGAACATGCCCTGGTACACCGGTCCCAGCATCGTCGGCGCGCTCGATTCCTTCGAGAAGGCGGCGCCCATGGTGGAGCGGCCGCTGCGCATGTTCGTGCAGGACATCTACAAGTTCGACCAGCGCCGGATCATCGCCGGGCGCCTGTCGAGCGGGCGCATCCGCGTGGGCGACGAGGTGATCTTCTCGCCCTCCAACAAGACGGTGCGCGTGAAGTCGATCGAGTCCTGGTCATCGGACCCCGCCGCGCCTGCTCGCACGGTCGCGGAAGCGGGCGAATCCGTTGGCATCACGCTCGACGAGCAGATCTTCGTGGAGCGCGGCGACCTCATCAGTCATGTGCCGGACGAGGATCGCGCCGCGCCGATGGAGACGGACGTGTTCCGGGCGCGGCTGTTCTGGCTGGGGCGCGAGTCGCTGAGCGAGGGCAAGCGCCTGAAGTTGAAGCTCGGCACGCTCGAAGCGCAGGTGACGGTGGAGCGGATCGAGCACGTGGTCGACACGGGCGATCTCGCAACCGGGGCCGCCACGCATGTGGAGCGCAACGCGGTCGCCGAGGTGGTGATCCGCGCGAACCGGCTTCTGGCGCTCGATCCTTACGAGGATAATCCCTATTCGGGCCGCTTCGTGCTGGTCGACCGTTACGACGTGGTGGGCGGCGGCATCGTCTCGATGGAGGGCTACGCCGACCAGCGCGAACTGGTGACGCGGCGCGCCACCAACATCACGCGGGTCGAGCACCGGATCACCGAGGACATGCGGGTGGCACGCAACGGCCACAAGGGCGCTGTGATCTGGCTGACGGGCCTGTCGGGCGCGGGCAAGTCCACGCTCGCCGTCGCACTGGAGCAGGCGCTGTTCGAGAAGGGCTACCAGGCCTATGTGCTCGACGGCGACAACATCCGCGACGGTCTCAACGCCAATCTCGGCTTCAGCCCGGAGGACCGGGCGGAGAACATCCGCCGGGTGGGCGAGGTGGCCTCGCTCTTCGCGTCGGCCGGCATGATCGCGATCACCGCGTTCATCTCGCCTTACCGCTCCGACCGGGAGCGGGCGCGCAAGGCGGCGCCTGGCCGCTTCCACGAGGTGCATGTGAAGGCGTCGGTGGAAGCGTGCGAGGCGCGCGACCCCAAAGGCCTCTACAAGCGGGCGCGCACCGGCGAGATCAAGGAGTTCACGGGCATTTCCGCGCCCTACGAGGCGCCGGACGCGCCCGATCTCGTGGTCGACACGGAAGCACAGTCCATCGACTCCTGCCTCGACACGCTGGTCGCCTACGTGGCGAACGCCTGCCGAAGCTGA
- the cysD gene encoding sulfate adenylyltransferase subunit CysD, which yields MDRLSALEAQSIFILREAFNRIDKLALLWSLGKDSNVMVWLARKAFFGHVPFPVMHVDTEKKFPEMYAFRDRYAKEWNLTFLRELCPPVEEMDETLPPAARSAARKTAGLKAAIAKHGFNGLIAGIRRDEEATRAKERVFSPRGDQGNWDFRDQPPEFFDQYKTEFPPGTHVRVHPLLHWTEVDIWLYTKRENIPVIPLYFAKDGKRYRSLGDQDITNPVPSTAVTIDEIIEELRTTRVAERSGRAMDHEAEDSFERLRAEGYL from the coding sequence ATGGACCGGCTTTCGGCCCTCGAGGCCCAATCGATCTTCATCCTGCGCGAGGCGTTCAACCGCATCGACAAGCTTGCCCTGCTGTGGTCGCTCGGCAAGGACTCCAACGTCATGGTCTGGCTGGCGCGCAAGGCGTTCTTCGGCCATGTGCCCTTCCCCGTGATGCACGTCGACACGGAGAAGAAGTTCCCGGAGATGTACGCCTTCCGGGACCGCTATGCGAAGGAATGGAACCTCACCTTCCTGCGCGAGCTGTGCCCGCCGGTCGAGGAGATGGACGAGACGCTGCCGCCCGCGGCCCGCTCCGCTGCGCGCAAGACGGCCGGCCTCAAGGCCGCGATCGCCAAGCACGGCTTCAACGGGCTGATCGCCGGCATCCGCCGCGACGAGGAAGCAACGCGCGCCAAGGAGCGCGTGTTCAGCCCGCGCGGCGACCAGGGCAACTGGGACTTCCGCGACCAGCCGCCGGAGTTCTTCGACCAGTACAAGACCGAGTTTCCGCCCGGAACCCATGTGCGCGTGCATCCGCTGCTGCACTGGACCGAGGTCGACATCTGGCTCTACACGAAGCGCGAGAACATCCCCGTGATCCCGCTCTATTTCGCGAAGGACGGGAAGCGGTATCGCTCGCTCGGCGACCAGGACATCACCAATCCCGTTCCCTCGACCGCCGTGACGATCGACGAGATCATCGAGGAACTGCGCACCACCCGCGTTGCCGAGCGGTCTGGACGCGCCATGGACCACGAGGCCGAGGACAGCTTCGAGCGCCTGCGCGCCGAAGGCTATCTGTGA
- a CDS encoding benzoate-CoA ligase family protein: protein MASTDSTSGPVYNAADDLIGRNIAAGRAGKAAFDDGRRVLSFSDLDRDTRRLACALAGLGLQRGDRILLLQHDTVDFPVCFLGALRGGFVPVPVNVRATPDDIAYMLSDSGARALICDATLWPAAGPGAAASPVLAHRILAGAAAPGPGTLTLGDLLASGDPDAPSAATQGSDVGFWLYTSGTTGRPKGVMHRHASLIRTADRFAVATLGIGPDDVLFSAPKMFFAYGLGNSLTFPLATGATALLDPEKPDPARIGSLMAQKRPTVFFAVPTLYAMMLAHGALPEKGQHALRFCISAGEALPVALHERVRDRLGVEVLDGLGSTEMLQTFLSNRPGDVRPGTSGKPVAGYRLRLLDELGQPIGEAGRIGMLEVAGPSSAVGYWGDEARTRATFRPPWTRTGDAYRRDADGYYVHCGRIDDMMKVGGIYVSPLEVEAVLATHPGVAEVAVAGWRDADGLEKPKAFIVPRDPATAGPALAEALQALARQRLAPYKYPRWVEFVQTIPRTVTGKVQRYRLRQAQPAQ, encoded by the coding sequence ATGGCATCCACCGACAGCACGTCCGGCCCCGTCTACAATGCCGCCGACGACCTGATCGGCCGCAACATCGCCGCGGGCCGCGCAGGCAAGGCAGCGTTCGACGACGGACGCAGGGTCTTGAGCTTCTCGGACCTCGATCGGGACACGCGCCGCCTCGCCTGCGCACTTGCCGGGCTTGGCCTGCAGCGCGGCGACCGCATCCTGCTGCTGCAGCACGATACGGTGGACTTTCCGGTCTGTTTCCTGGGGGCGCTGCGCGGCGGCTTCGTCCCGGTGCCGGTGAACGTGCGCGCGACGCCGGACGACATCGCCTACATGCTGAGCGATTCCGGGGCGCGGGCGCTGATCTGCGACGCCACCCTCTGGCCCGCGGCCGGACCTGGCGCCGCTGCCTCGCCCGTATTGGCGCACAGGATCCTTGCAGGTGCGGCCGCCCCGGGGCCGGGCACGCTGACGCTCGGCGATCTCCTGGCAAGCGGCGATCCGGACGCGCCATCGGCGGCAACGCAGGGCAGCGACGTCGGCTTCTGGCTCTACACATCGGGAACGACCGGGCGGCCGAAGGGCGTCATGCACCGGCACGCCAGCCTGATCCGCACGGCGGACCGTTTCGCCGTCGCAACTCTGGGGATCGGTCCGGACGACGTTCTGTTTTCCGCGCCCAAGATGTTTTTCGCCTATGGCCTCGGCAACAGCCTGACCTTTCCGCTCGCAACGGGGGCAACGGCGCTGCTCGACCCGGAGAAACCCGATCCTGCCCGTATCGGAAGCCTTATGGCGCAGAAGCGCCCGACGGTATTCTTCGCGGTGCCCACGCTCTACGCAATGATGCTGGCGCACGGCGCGCTGCCGGAAAAGGGGCAGCATGCGCTGCGTTTCTGCATCTCCGCGGGCGAGGCGCTGCCGGTGGCGCTGCATGAAAGGGTCCGGGACCGTCTGGGCGTGGAGGTTCTCGACGGGCTCGGTTCGACGGAGATGTTGCAGACCTTCCTCTCCAACCGGCCGGGGGACGTCCGGCCGGGAACCAGCGGCAAGCCGGTCGCGGGCTACAGGCTGCGTCTCCTGGACGAGCTGGGACAGCCCATCGGGGAGGCGGGGCGCATCGGCATGCTCGAGGTGGCGGGGCCGTCCAGTGCCGTCGGCTACTGGGGCGACGAGGCGCGCACGCGGGCGACATTCCGTCCCCCCTGGACGCGCACGGGCGACGCCTACCGGCGCGATGCGGACGGCTATTACGTCCATTGCGGCCGCATCGACGACATGATGAAGGTCGGCGGCATCTATGTCTCGCCGCTCGAGGTCGAGGCCGTGCTCGCCACCCACCCGGGCGTCGCGGAGGTGGCGGTCGCAGGCTGGCGCGACGCCGACGGACTGGAGAAACCGAAGGCCTTCATCGTGCCCCGCGACCCCGCCACGGCGGGCCCGGCGCTTGCGGAGGCCCTGCAGGCGCTCGCCCGACAACGGCTTGCGCCCTACAAGTACCCGCGCTGGGTCGAGTTCGTGCAGACCATACCGCGCACGGTCACCGGCAAGGTGCAGCGCTACCGCCTGCGACAGGCGCAGCCGGCGCAGTAG